Proteins encoded together in one Astatotilapia calliptera chromosome 7, fAstCal1.2, whole genome shotgun sequence window:
- the sdad1 gene encoding protein SDA1 homolog, translated as MSGRQNNKLPNNLPQLQNLIKRDPQSYVEEFLQQYRHYQSNVQIFKLQPDKPSKELADLVMFLAQVGHCFPQQLSTFPKELSELLLSYHTVLEPDLRMTFCKALILLRNKDLIDASGLLELFFELLRCHDKLLRKTLYTHIVADIKNINAKHKNNKVNTMLQNFMYTMLRDSNPIAAKISLDVMVELYKRNIWNDPKTVNVITTTCFSKVTKILVAGLKFFLGTDENEKNESDSESENEGPSARDLMAKFSTGKKTSKNKKKLEKAMKVLKKHKKKKKAEVFNFSAVHLIHDPQDFSEKLLKQLEDSKERFEVKIMMMELISRLVGIHELFLFNFYPFIQRFLQPHQRDVTKILLCAAQASHQLVPPEIIEPVIMTIANNFVTERNSGEVMTVGLNAIREVAARCPLAINEDLLQDLSQYKTHKDKNVMMSARGLIQLFRSLNPQMLHRKDRGRPTEASAEAKIKDYGQLEAKDYIPGAEVLEVEEENKEGEDDEDDWESASISDDDEDGEWVDVHHSSDEDTGEVAEKLQSMTAEERKAKAAAVSASRLLTQDDFKKISLVQMAKEVNAAPGKKRKNVDSDDERDKGELLTLRDIERLHKKPKADKETRLATAMAGRTDRKEFVKKRTKLNPHASSSNKEKRRNKNFMMMRHSQNVRTKGKRSFREKQIALREALLKKKKQYK; from the exons ATGTCCGGTCGACAGAACAACAAACTACCAAACAATCTGCCTCAACTTCAGAATCTCATAAAAAGAGATCCGCAGTCGTACGTCGAGGAG TTTCTGCAACAGTACCGACACTATCAGTCCAATGTGCAGATCTTTAAGCTGCAGCCTGACAAACCGAGCAAGGAGCTTGCAGACCTCGTTATGTTTCTCGCTCAG GTTGGTCACTGCTTCCCCCAGCAGCTCTCCACGTTTCCTAAAGAGTTGTCTGAGTTATTACTTAGTTACCACACAGTCCTGGAGCCGGACCTACGAATG ACCTTCTGCAAAGCTCTGATCCTTCTGAGGAATAAAGACTTGATTGATGCCTCAGGCCTCCTAGAGCTCTTCTTTGAGCTGCTGCGATGTCATGACAAGCTGCTTAGGAAG aCTTTGTACACACACATTGTAGCAGACATCAAAAACATCAAcgcaaaacataaaaacaacaaggtCAACACA ATGTTACAGAACTTCATGTACACCATGCTGAGAGACAGTAATCCGATAGCAGCAAAGATCTCATTAGATGTGATGGTGGAGCTGTACAAAAGGAACATATG gAATGATCCCAAGACAGTTAATGTTATCACAACTACATGCTTCTCCAAAGTGACAAAG ATCCTTGTTGCAGGCCTTAAATTCTTCCTGGGAACagatgaaaatgagaaaaatgagagtGACTCAGAATCAGAG aatgAAGGGCCATCAGCGAGAGACTTGATGGCGAAATTCTCCACTGGCAAGAAAACCTCcaagaacaagaagaagctGGAAAAGGCTATGAAAGTCCTCAAG aaacataaaaagaagaagaaagcagaaGTTTTTAATTTCTCTGCAGTTCACCTTATTCACGACCCTCAAG atttcTCAGAGAAGCTCTTAAAGCAGCTGGAAGACTCAAAGGAGCGCTTCGAGGTTAAGATCATGATGATGGAGCTCATATCCCGACTGGTTGGAATCCACGAG ctCTTCCTCTTTAATTTCTACCCTTTCATCCAGAGGTTTCTTCAGCCTCACCAGAGAG ATGTGACAAAGATTCTTCTCTGTGCTGCTCAGGCCTCCCACCAGCTCGTTCCCCCTGAG ATCATTGAACCTGTGATCATGACAATCGCCAACAACTTTGTGACAGAGAGAAACTCTGGAGAGGTCATGACTGTGGG TCTCAATGCCATCAGGGAGGTGGCAGCACGCTGTCCGCTCGCCATCAACGAGGACCTTCTGCAGGACCTGTCCCAATACAAGACCCACAAAGACAAGA ATGTAATGATGTCTGCCAGAGGACTTATCCAGTTGTTCAGGAGTCTTAATCCACAGATGCTGCACAGAAAGGATAGG GGGAGACCCACTGAGGCATCGGCAGAGGCCAAGATCAAAGACTACGGACAGCTGGAGGCTAAAGACTATATCCCCGGAGCCGAGGtcctggaggtggaggaggagaacaAAGAGGGAGAGGACGATGAAG ACGACTGGGAGAGTGCCAGTattagtgatgatgatgaagatggggAGTGGGTGGACGTTCACCACTCATCTGATGAAGATACAGGAGAAGtg GCAGAGAAGCTTCAAAGCATGACAGCTGAGGAAAGAAAAGCCAAGGCAGCGGCGGTCAGCGCCAGCAGGCTCCTCACCCAAGATGACTTCAAGAAGATCAGTCTGGTCCAGATGGCCAAAGAGGTCAATGCTGCACCAGgcaagaagaggaaaaatgtgGACAGTGATGACGAGCGAGACAA agGAGAGCTGCTGACGTTGAGAGATATTGAGAGACTGCACAAGAAACCAAAAGCGGACAAGGAAACACGACTGGCAACAGCAATG GCGGGACGGACGGACAGGAAGGAGTTTGTCAAGAAGCGGACCAAGCTAAACCCACACGCTAGCAGCAGCAACAAGGAGAAGAGGAGAAATAAGAACTTCATGATGATGAGGCACAGTCAGAACGTCAGGACTAAAGGCAAACGCTCCTTCAGAGAGAAACAG ATTGCTTTACGAGAGGCTctcctgaagaagaagaagcagtacAAGTAG